In the genome of Synechococcus sp. CB0101, the window ACTGGCGCGCGATCGGCCAAGAAGCCCTGCAACTCTGCCGGCCATGACACCGCGATCAGAGGCTTGGATCCGTCAAGCCACGAGCGATCTCAAGGCTGGCCGTTGCATGGAGTCGGAGGGTTTTCATGCGCAGGCCTGCTATTTCGCAGGGCAAGCGGCCGAAAAGGCCTTGAAGGCTTTGGTTGTGGCCATCGGGATTACACCGCCTCACAGCCATGCCTTGGAGCGCTTGGTTGAGGTTCTGGAGCAACACGACCTCGATACCGCCGCCATCCGTTCTCTGCGTCTCAAACCCTTGAGCAGGATGAGCAGCGAGACCCGTTATCCCCACGGAGACGAGGCCCCCATTGATTTGTTTGACGCGAACGACAGCAAGGAAGCACTGACCACAGCAGAAGCTGTTGTGCAAATCGCCGCGGCACATCTGGCAGGCTGAGCCGATTCGGGCGACTCAGTGTGGCGGCGGCCAACTCCACCAGCACCAAACCCCTGCTGCTGCTGGTGGATGGCCACTCACTGGCCTTCCGCAGCTTCTACGCCTTCAGCAAAGGAGGGGAAGGCGGCCTGAGCACCAAGGAAGGGGTACCCACCTCGGTGACCTACGGCTTCCTCAAGGCTCTGCTCGACAACTGCAAAGGCCTGGTCCCGCAGGGGGTGGTGATCGCCTTCGACACCGCTGAACCCACCTTCCGCCATGAAGCGGATGAGGCCTACAAGGCCCACCGCGATGAGGCCCCCGAGCACTTCTTCCAGGATCTGGGAAACCTGCAGCAGATCCTCCAGCAGGCGCTGGATAT includes:
- a CDS encoding HEPN domain-containing protein, which gives rise to MTPRSEAWIRQATSDLKAGRCMESEGFHAQACYFAGQAAEKALKALVVAIGITPPHSHALERLVEVLEQHDLDTAAIRSLRLKPLSRMSSETRYPHGDEAPIDLFDANDSKEALTTAEAVVQIAAAHLAG